In Calothrix sp. PCC 7507, one DNA window encodes the following:
- a CDS encoding translation initiation factor IF-2 N-terminal domain-containing protein, translated as MNNAKVRIYELSKELNIDSKKLLAICGQHNIVAKSPSSTISQSEAEHIRTLATKASTSPKNFSKKKADVEDWGYAFINSSVDSFIRHLEGQSALESYPDFRERREHANELMFESIGKHACLFYVRRQGKGKESGEEIWDLTIATDRDDFQLPIRLRKLGKTLGFRAAVQKNGTGGLKILSIQLLPPSRGHADAYAVACCLRLWPNHQHRIGIPPKGLSRIAAMPVCGDNVPTEEQLKAWKAFLQVEENIAKARQFCVSYVAHKYPSKRQIIFEINVTSATLDGSRENALEVKNFWERVQRARNEEIKLFETSPVGKNWYNGRLLGSITEFDSKRCIISVRLERELADYIATERYQLPDNGFLCFEAVGDIQQIQRKKKALDDLNNGRTQNPYLGNFLFDAAQARPIKKTIQLQPQDLLLSSANPGQKAAVETVLAADDLVLIQGPPGTGKTTVIAEICYQVALRGGRTLIASQANLAVDNALSRLVHNPVIRAVRKGRAERVGEEGQPFLEDRVIGTWLENTANDCQNNLAQRLDNIQVLHELLTSSQRFTDYLKIEEEFNQQQHEFNQTKANLETNCQIQETAYSENLANKNNVESLTTEFDHLLTPVTSINWESSEIKNFLPRLKPYTEGNSLIENFLINVRQAIKYTDELGLIRPEYGAFGLAAWLGETVAIAISELKIALGDAQTAALAMSEVAASAQIFKQNATNLNQLQIDYQQLVTKQQSLQQTMQAWENRKREINYIIEAVTEWKATAYAELYQVLNDCYKSSQPLTENMVQLPLGLLMFANKLKLSIVPKNYKMTLPDWEVLAKALSYEVEGGFIDRKGKQYNFSHFLEQSFSQIPIVLSTSDGTQWQQIFQEFNNYQLLTQNQRKLLVENTQIFLMRMQQTYAKSWEIKNINATLTRITQELLDSILVNARKCVALVKAETEQNLQHLQKQLTELEKSVAIQQQIYTVQHQVEKESQDANLKLGRVIEILQKIHQQQNIPDKLRILAEKYLSKQSNIWEQPQEFSKQVESWQSYLTQLEILIPSLDYLAMLEITKNSLVQHLELLKLETKISKKQLNKLQKQIYELEQQAQPKPSETLLIERNWWEIFWQIIPDKFKYDISGLDLFNLDLLRNIKTKFDDWQHELQKEESYIHKYQNFVQDWIAKVRNPTESDRNDLRRVYLDNANVIGITCVQAANREFSEEFQSFDVVIIDEVSKCTPPELLIPALKGKKLVMVGDHRQLPPMLDTSTIEEVAQSIGSTRDNLQFLEESLFKNQFEAADDSIKQMLTTQYRMHPFIMGAINQFYDGKLECGILQPDVKRAHNLSGNIIQPNHHLVWVKMPTNNEFQEQREGTSFSNIQEIDVIESLCHQIENSWIDRVANGEPKKEIAVITFYGAQLRKIDERLQSELFPSLQIRTGTVDRFQGMERPVVIVSMVRNNNRGDVGFAKKPERVNVAFSRAQELLIIVGSHDLFTHQPGKVGNMYSQVANIVSHHGGFLDFSRILC; from the coding sequence ATGAACAACGCCAAAGTCAGAATCTACGAACTATCAAAAGAATTAAATATAGATAGCAAAAAGCTTTTAGCAATTTGCGGTCAACATAACATTGTAGCCAAAAGCCCAAGCAGCACAATTTCCCAATCTGAAGCAGAACATATTCGCACATTAGCCACAAAAGCATCGACTTCGCCCAAAAATTTCTCAAAGAAAAAAGCAGATGTGGAAGATTGGGGCTATGCATTCATAAATTCATCAGTTGATAGTTTTATTCGCCATCTGGAAGGACAATCTGCACTAGAATCATATCCCGATTTTAGGGAACGGCGAGAACATGCAAACGAGTTAATGTTTGAGTCTATTGGTAAACATGCTTGTCTATTTTATGTCCGTCGTCAGGGTAAAGGTAAAGAGTCAGGAGAAGAAATTTGGGATTTGACAATAGCCACAGATAGAGATGATTTTCAGTTACCTATAAGACTGAGAAAGCTAGGAAAAACTCTAGGATTTAGAGCCGCAGTCCAAAAAAATGGTACTGGTGGTTTAAAGATATTATCTATTCAATTACTACCACCCTCACGGGGACATGCTGATGCTTATGCCGTAGCCTGTTGCTTACGCTTATGGCCTAATCATCAACATCGTATTGGCATTCCGCCAAAGGGATTATCACGCATAGCAGCTATGCCCGTTTGTGGTGATAATGTCCCGACAGAAGAACAACTGAAAGCGTGGAAAGCATTTTTACAAGTCGAGGAAAATATTGCTAAAGCGCGTCAGTTTTGTGTATCTTATGTTGCTCATAAATATCCTTCTAAAAGACAAATTATTTTTGAGATTAATGTCACCTCAGCCACCCTTGATGGCTCTCGCGAAAATGCCTTGGAGGTGAAGAATTTTTGGGAACGGGTACAACGAGCCAGAAATGAAGAAATCAAACTTTTCGAGACTTCTCCCGTCGGAAAAAACTGGTATAATGGTCGGTTACTAGGTTCGATTACAGAATTTGACTCTAAACGTTGCATTATTAGTGTGCGGCTAGAACGGGAATTAGCTGACTACATAGCAACGGAACGTTATCAACTACCAGATAACGGATTTTTATGTTTTGAAGCTGTTGGTGATATCCAACAAATTCAGCGGAAGAAAAAAGCTTTAGATGACTTAAATAATGGTCGTACTCAAAATCCTTATTTAGGTAACTTCTTATTTGATGCTGCTCAAGCAAGACCGATTAAAAAAACTATCCAACTGCAACCACAAGATTTATTATTATCTTCTGCAAATCCTGGACAGAAAGCTGCAGTAGAAACCGTACTTGCAGCCGATGATCTGGTTCTTATTCAAGGGCCACCAGGGACAGGTAAAACAACCGTAATCGCCGAGATTTGTTATCAAGTTGCTTTGCGGGGTGGACGTACATTAATCGCTTCTCAAGCCAATTTAGCAGTAGATAACGCTCTGAGTCGATTAGTCCATAACCCTGTGATTCGTGCTGTGCGAAAGGGACGCGCCGAACGAGTGGGAGAGGAAGGACAGCCATTTTTAGAAGATAGAGTTATTGGCACATGGTTAGAAAATACCGCCAATGACTGCCAAAATAATCTTGCTCAACGTCTTGATAATATACAAGTTTTACATGAGTTACTGACATCATCACAACGGTTCACAGATTATCTAAAAATAGAAGAAGAATTTAATCAGCAACAACATGAATTTAACCAGACTAAAGCAAACTTAGAAACAAACTGTCAAATTCAAGAAACAGCCTATAGTGAGAACCTAGCTAATAAAAATAATGTTGAATCTTTAACTACAGAGTTTGATCATCTGCTAACTCCTGTAACGAGTATTAATTGGGAATCATCAGAAATTAAAAACTTTTTACCACGTTTGAAGCCATATACCGAAGGTAATAGTTTAATAGAGAATTTTTTAATCAATGTTCGTCAAGCGATTAAATATACTGATGAACTTGGCTTGATTCGTCCTGAATATGGTGCTTTTGGATTAGCAGCTTGGTTAGGTGAGACAGTAGCGATTGCAATATCTGAATTAAAAATAGCATTGGGTGATGCTCAAACTGCGGCTTTAGCCATGTCAGAAGTTGCGGCTTCAGCACAGATTTTTAAACAAAATGCTACTAATTTAAATCAATTACAAATAGATTATCAACAATTAGTAACTAAGCAGCAAAGCTTACAGCAGACAATGCAAGCTTGGGAAAACCGCAAACGAGAAATTAACTATATTATTGAAGCGGTGACAGAATGGAAAGCTACAGCTTATGCTGAATTGTATCAAGTATTGAATGATTGTTATAAATCTAGTCAACCATTAACAGAAAACATGGTGCAATTACCATTAGGTTTGTTGATGTTTGCCAATAAATTGAAATTATCAATTGTCCCCAAAAACTATAAAATGACTCTACCAGATTGGGAAGTTTTAGCGAAAGCTTTGTCTTATGAAGTAGAGGGAGGTTTTATTGACAGAAAAGGTAAACAGTATAATTTTAGTCACTTTTTAGAGCAGAGTTTTAGCCAGATTCCTATAGTATTGTCAACAAGCGATGGCACACAATGGCAACAAATTTTTCAAGAGTTTAATAACTATCAATTACTCACTCAAAACCAGCGTAAGTTGCTAGTTGAAAACACCCAGATTTTCTTGATGAGAATGCAGCAGACTTATGCTAAATCTTGGGAAATCAAGAACATCAACGCTACTCTCACCCGGATCACACAAGAGTTACTGGATAGTATCCTTGTAAATGCGCGTAAATGTGTTGCACTAGTCAAAGCCGAAACTGAACAAAATCTACAACATCTGCAAAAACAATTAACTGAACTAGAGAAAAGTGTTGCTATCCAACAGCAAATATATACAGTACAGCATCAAGTAGAAAAAGAAAGCCAAGATGCTAATTTGAAGCTGGGACGAGTCATTGAGATTTTACAAAAAATTCATCAACAGCAAAATATACCTGATAAATTACGCATCCTAGCTGAAAAATATCTGAGTAAGCAATCAAATATATGGGAACAGCCTCAAGAATTCTCCAAGCAGGTAGAGTCTTGGCAAAGTTACTTAACTCAGCTAGAAATCTTAATTCCCTCCTTAGATTATTTAGCTATGTTGGAGATAACTAAAAATTCTCTAGTTCAGCATTTAGAATTGCTAAAATTAGAAACTAAAATTTCTAAAAAGCAACTCAATAAATTACAAAAACAAATATATGAATTAGAGCAACAAGCACAACCAAAACCATCAGAAACTTTGCTGATAGAAAGGAATTGGTGGGAGATATTCTGGCAAATAATACCTGATAAATTCAAGTACGATATTTCTGGTTTAGACTTATTTAACTTAGACCTATTACGTAATATTAAAACTAAGTTTGATGATTGGCAACATGAACTGCAAAAAGAAGAAAGCTATATTCATAAATATCAGAATTTTGTGCAAGATTGGATTGCAAAAGTACGTAACCCCACAGAAAGCGATCGCAATGATTTAAGGCGTGTTTATTTAGATAATGCCAACGTCATTGGTATCACCTGTGTGCAAGCAGCAAATCGAGAATTTTCCGAAGAATTTCAATCATTTGATGTTGTCATCATCGATGAAGTTAGTAAGTGTACACCGCCAGAGTTGTTAATCCCAGCTTTGAAAGGCAAAAAGTTAGTTATGGTAGGTGATCATCGACAACTACCACCAATGCTCGATACTAGCACTATCGAAGAAGTTGCTCAATCAATTGGCAGTACACGAGATAATCTGCAATTTTTGGAAGAATCATTATTCAAAAATCAGTTTGAAGCTGCTGATGATAGCATCAAACAAATGCTAACTACTCAATATAGAATGCATCCATTTATCATGGGAGCAATTAATCAGTTTTATGACGGTAAATTAGAATGTGGAATTTTGCAGCCTGATGTTAAACGCGCTCACAATCTATCAGGTAATATAATTCAACCAAATCACCATCTTGTTTGGGTAAAAATGCCCACAAATAATGAATTTCAAGAACAACGTGAAGGGACTTCATTCTCGAATATTCAAGAAATTGATGTCATTGAAAGTTTGTGTCACCAAATTGAAAATTCTTGGATTGATAGAGTTGCTAATGGTGAGCCTAAAAAAGAAATTGCTGTGATTACATTTTATGGCGCGCAACTGAGAAAAATTGATGAGCGCTTGCAATCTGAACTTTTCCCTTCATTACAAATTCGTACTGGTACTGTAGATAGATTTCAAGGTATGGAAAGACCTGTGGTAATTGTGAGTATGGTTCGCAATAACAATCGGGGAGATGTAGGATTTGCTAAAAAACCGGAACGGGTTAACGTTGCTTTTTCTCGCGCTCAAGAACTCCTAATAATTGTCGGTAGTCACGATTTATTTACCCATCAACCGGGTAAAGTCGGCAATATGTACTCACAGGTTGCCAATATTGTCAGTCATCATGGGGGTTTCCTTGATTTTTCCCGCATTTTGTGCTAA
- a CDS encoding mechanosensitive ion channel family protein: MMQWILPIAFIFAGLLAGIIGEKFIFQRLKIFVAKKQIPGSEVIFQSLHRMTFIWFAITGFFWAILTSPLKSDVTGILQKILTIIFLYSVTLVLSRLSAGFVSLFLRRTSGVSASLLSNLAKSAVLVLGTLILLQTVGVQITPLITTLGISGLAVGLALKDTLENLFSGFYLIISKQVRTGDYVKLEANHEGYVTDISWRHTTIKELSNNVIIVPNSKLASAIFTNYHLPVKEITLTINVGVDYESDLEQVERVTVQVAKEVMQEIAPELMENEPYIRFNKFGDFSIDFTLYMRVNEFFDQRIGKHLFIKKLHKCYQKEGIKIPFPSRELYMQENQAKI; this comes from the coding sequence ATGATGCAATGGATTCTGCCAATTGCGTTTATTTTTGCTGGCTTACTAGCAGGAATAATTGGTGAAAAATTTATCTTCCAAAGACTAAAAATATTTGTTGCCAAAAAGCAAATTCCTGGGAGTGAAGTTATATTTCAATCCTTGCATCGCATGACTTTTATTTGGTTTGCGATCACTGGTTTTTTTTGGGCAATTCTGACTTCTCCTCTCAAGTCAGATGTTACTGGTATATTGCAGAAAATTCTGACTATTATTTTTCTCTATTCAGTCACTTTAGTACTATCAAGACTATCTGCTGGTTTTGTCAGTTTGTTTCTGCGTAGAACTTCAGGTGTTTCCGCATCTTTACTTTCTAACCTGGCTAAATCTGCTGTGTTAGTTTTAGGGACACTAATCCTGCTCCAAACCGTCGGTGTACAAATCACACCATTAATTACGACTTTAGGTATTAGTGGTTTAGCAGTTGGTTTAGCACTTAAAGATACTCTAGAAAATTTATTCTCTGGGTTCTACTTGATTATTTCTAAGCAGGTTAGAACAGGAGACTACGTAAAATTAGAAGCTAATCATGAGGGATACGTCACAGATATTTCCTGGCGACATACGACCATCAAAGAGCTTTCAAATAATGTGATAATTGTCCCTAACTCGAAGCTAGCTTCGGCAATTTTTACTAACTATCATCTACCAGTCAAAGAAATCACTTTAACAATTAACGTTGGTGTAGATTATGAAAGTGACCTCGAACAAGTTGAAAGAGTAACCGTTCAGGTAGCAAAAGAAGTTATGCAAGAAATAGCGCCTGAATTAATGGAAAATGAGCCATATATAAGATTTAATAAATTTGGTGATTTTAGTATAGATTTCACACTTTATATGCGTGTTAATGAGTTCTTCGACCAGCGGATTGGAAAACATTTATTTATTAAAAAATTGCACAAATGCTATCAAAAAGAAGGAATTAAAATTCCCTTCCCATCGAGAGAATTGTATATGCAAGAAAATCAAGCAAAAATATAG
- a CDS encoding family 2 encapsulin nanocompartment cargo protein terpene cyclase, which yields MQPFELPEFYTPWPARLNPNLEAARSHSKAWAYEMGILGSEEEAQDEPIWDERTFDAHDYALLCSYTHPDAPGAELDLVTDWYVWVFFFDDHFLEIYKRTQDMAGAKEYLGRLPAFMPIYPTETPPVPTNPVERGLADLWSRTAFTKSVEWRRRFFESTKNLLEESLWELANINQNRIANPIEYIEMRRKVGGAPWSADLVEHAVFVEVPAEIAATRPMRVLKDTFADGVHLRNDLFSYQREVEDEGENANCVLVLERFLNVSTQEAANLTNELLSSRLYQFDNTAVTELPSLFEEYGLDPVERVNVLLYIKGLQDWQSGGHEWHMRSSRYMNKGGDNSSTPTILGGPKGLGTSAARIESLSAALGLGRFKSFTHVPYQAVGPVKLPKFYMPFSTTLNPHLDAARKHSKEWARQVGMLESIPGIPDAFIWNDHKFDVADVALCGALIHPNASADELNLTACWLVWGTYADDYFPALYGNSRNMAGAKVFNARLSAFMPLDDSTPPAIPTNPVERGLADIWSRTAGPMSLTARTEFRRAIQDMTDSWVWELANQIQNRIPDPIDYVEMRRQTFGSDLTMSLSRLSQGGEIPMDIYYSRPMRSLENSAADFACFTNDVFSYQKEIEFEGEIHNVVLVVQNFLNCNIPQAVEIVNNLMTARAQQFQHIVATELPALFDDFDLDESTREKLLGYVEKLEQWMSGVLRWHITVDRYKEFELRNNSAAGRRLLNGPTGLGTSAARIGSLLGARGSAL from the coding sequence ATGCAACCCTTTGAACTGCCAGAATTTTACACGCCTTGGCCGGCGCGACTAAACCCAAATCTGGAAGCAGCGCGATCGCATTCCAAGGCGTGGGCTTACGAGATGGGGATACTTGGATCAGAAGAGGAAGCGCAAGACGAGCCTATTTGGGACGAACGCACATTTGATGCCCACGACTACGCCTTGCTTTGCTCCTATACCCATCCAGATGCGCCGGGAGCGGAGCTTGACCTAGTAACCGACTGGTATGTCTGGGTGTTCTTCTTTGACGATCACTTCCTGGAAATCTATAAACGTACTCAAGACATGGCTGGGGCAAAGGAGTATCTCGGCAGACTACCAGCCTTCATGCCGATTTACCCCACCGAAACCCCTCCCGTTCCCACCAACCCAGTAGAGCGTGGCTTGGCCGACCTGTGGTCTCGCACCGCCTTTACTAAGTCTGTGGAATGGCGGCGTCGGTTCTTCGAGAGTACCAAGAACCTCCTAGAAGAGTCTTTGTGGGAACTCGCCAATATCAACCAGAATCGGATTGCCAACCCCATCGAATACATTGAGATGCGGCGCAAGGTTGGCGGCGCACCGTGGTCGGCGGATCTGGTGGAACACGCCGTGTTTGTAGAGGTGCCGGCGGAAATTGCCGCAACTCGGCCAATGCGTGTACTCAAAGACACGTTTGCCGATGGGGTGCATTTGCGTAACGACCTGTTTTCCTACCAGAGAGAAGTAGAGGATGAAGGCGAAAATGCCAACTGTGTGTTGGTCTTGGAACGCTTCTTGAATGTGAGTACCCAGGAGGCAGCTAACCTCACCAACGAACTGTTGAGTTCGCGCTTATACCAGTTTGATAACACTGCTGTCACCGAGTTGCCCTCCCTGTTTGAGGAGTACGGACTAGATCCAGTAGAACGGGTAAACGTTCTCCTTTACATCAAAGGACTTCAGGATTGGCAGTCGGGCGGTCATGAGTGGCATATGCGATCGAGCCGCTACATGAACAAGGGAGGGGACAATTCTTCGACACCGACGATTCTGGGCGGTCCCAAAGGGTTAGGCACATCGGCGGCGCGGATTGAATCGTTATCCGCCGCCTTGGGTTTGGGAAGGTTCAAGAGCTTTACTCACGTTCCATATCAGGCTGTGGGACCAGTAAAACTGCCGAAGTTTTATATGCCCTTCTCTACCACGTTGAATCCCCATCTGGATGCTGCAAGGAAGCATTCCAAAGAATGGGCGCGTCAGGTGGGGATGCTGGAATCAATACCTGGCATTCCTGATGCCTTCATCTGGAATGACCACAAGTTTGATGTTGCCGATGTTGCCCTATGCGGTGCGTTGATCCATCCGAATGCGTCTGCTGATGAGCTAAATCTCACCGCTTGCTGGCTTGTCTGGGGAACCTATGCTGACGATTACTTCCCAGCACTCTACGGGAATAGCCGCAACATGGCTGGGGCGAAAGTGTTCAACGCCCGACTCTCGGCGTTCATGCCTCTTGATGACTCCACACCCCCCGCCATACCAACCAATCCGGTGGAACGCGGCTTGGCAGATATTTGGTCTCGCACAGCAGGCCCCATGTCCCTGACAGCACGGACTGAGTTCCGCCGTGCGATTCAGGATATGACTGACAGTTGGGTGTGGGAACTCGCCAACCAGATCCAAAATCGGATTCCTGATCCAATCGATTATGTGGAGATGCGTCGGCAGACCTTTGGCTCAGATTTGACGATGAGCCTATCTCGACTATCCCAGGGCGGCGAGATTCCGATGGATATCTACTACAGTAGGCCAATGCGATCGCTGGAGAATTCCGCCGCCGACTTTGCCTGTTTCACTAACGATGTCTTCTCCTACCAGAAAGAAATCGAATTTGAGGGCGAAATCCATAACGTCGTGCTGGTTGTGCAGAATTTCCTCAACTGCAATATACCCCAGGCTGTCGAGATTGTTAACAACCTGATGACTGCAAGGGCACAACAGTTTCAACATATCGTCGCCACTGAATTGCCTGCCCTTTTCGACGATTTCGATCTAGACGAAAGTACCCGCGAAAAATTGCTGGGATACGTTGAGAAACTAGAACAGTGGATGTCCGGTGTACTCAGGTGGCATATAACGGTAGACCGCTATAAGGAATTTGAATTGCGTAATAATTCCGCAGCCGGGCGGCGGCTGCTCAATGGTCCAACAGGACTGGGCACATCCGCTGCACGTATCGGCTCATTGCTCGGTGCAAGGGGTTCTGCTCTTTAA
- a CDS encoding DUF29 family protein — protein MTQELIDLRTSILEGRYADALAIVDELEGMSKLAILRNIQSYLNIFLIHLIKNQIEQRLTGSWVYSIRNSIKEIKKLNLKENKKSYYINQDEWETFIEEEVMEDAIADASEEVLNGKYSRSQLSAMLDRNQILTTATKFLALTYTYSAKELPAIMDDHLAQLAGGEDWINRKN, from the coding sequence ATGACACAAGAATTAATCGACCTCAGAACTAGTATCCTGGAAGGAAGATACGCAGATGCTTTGGCGATCGTGGATGAACTAGAAGGTATGAGTAAACTAGCTATTCTGCGTAATATTCAGTCTTATTTAAACATTTTTTTGATTCATTTGATTAAAAACCAGATAGAACAGCGATTAACTGGTTCTTGGGTCTATTCTATTCGCAACTCTATCAAGGAAATTAAAAAGCTGAATCTCAAAGAAAATAAAAAATCTTACTATATCAATCAAGATGAGTGGGAAACTTTCATAGAAGAGGAAGTTATGGAAGATGCTATAGCTGATGCAAGCGAGGAAGTTTTGAATGGAAAATATAGCCGCTCTCAATTATCAGCAATGCTAGATAGAAACCAGATTTTAACTACAGCAACTAAGTTTTTAGCTTTAACATATACTTATTCTGCGAAAGAATTACCAGCGATTATGGATGATCATTTAGCTCAATTAGCTGGTGGGGAAGACTGGATAAATAGAAAAAATTAA
- a CDS encoding histone deacetylase: protein MDLPIVYHPDYIAPLPPGHRFPMSKFRQLYELLLGDGVAQIAQFHTPERPPTDLIELVHTPDYVQAYCEGTLDAKAQRRIGLPWSPALANRTCVAVGGTILTAKLALSQGLACNTAGGTHHAFPSYGSGFCIFNDLAIACRVLQKIGLVHKILIVDLDVHQGDGTAFIFQDDESVFTFSMHCEVNFPGTKQKSDLDVPLTVGMEDDTYLQTLANYLPDLLSEIKPDLIFYDAGVDPHIGDRLGKLALTDTGIYRREMQVLSTCVSAGYPVACVIGGGYADDLKSLVWRHSLLHRAASQVYRQYL, encoded by the coding sequence ATGGACTTGCCAATCGTTTACCACCCAGATTATATTGCGCCACTGCCACCTGGGCATCGCTTCCCGATGTCCAAATTTCGGCAACTCTATGAATTGTTGTTGGGTGATGGTGTGGCGCAAATCGCACAATTTCACACCCCAGAACGTCCGCCAACGGATTTGATCGAGTTGGTTCACACGCCAGACTATGTACAAGCTTACTGTGAGGGGACTCTAGATGCTAAAGCACAGCGCCGCATTGGCTTACCGTGGAGTCCAGCCCTGGCGAATCGTACCTGTGTAGCGGTTGGTGGTACGATATTGACTGCGAAGCTAGCACTAAGTCAAGGTTTAGCTTGCAATACTGCTGGTGGAACTCATCATGCCTTTCCCAGTTACGGATCTGGTTTTTGTATTTTCAATGATTTAGCGATTGCTTGTCGCGTTTTACAAAAAATCGGACTTGTCCACAAAATTTTGATTGTAGACTTGGATGTCCATCAAGGGGACGGTACAGCTTTTATCTTCCAAGACGATGAGAGTGTTTTCACTTTTTCGATGCACTGTGAAGTCAATTTTCCTGGTACTAAGCAAAAAAGCGATCTTGATGTTCCCCTGACTGTGGGAATGGAAGATGACACTTATTTACAAACATTGGCAAATTACTTACCAGATTTATTGTCAGAAATCAAGCCAGATTTAATATTTTATGATGCTGGCGTAGATCCACATATAGGCGATCGCCTGGGAAAATTAGCTTTAACTGATACTGGCATTTATCGCCGAGAAATGCAGGTTTTAAGTACCTGTGTTAGCGCAGGTTATCCAGTTGCTTGCGTGATTGGAGGTGGCTACGCTGATGATCTAAAATCTCTTGTTTGGCGGCATTCTCTACTACATCGGGCTGCAAGTCAAGTTTATCGGCAGTATCTTTAA
- a CDS encoding S-layer homology domain-containing protein, producing the protein MKYKNQSYLAHLSKVVCATAFVAMFSPIASAQTASGSSTTIGQTLGNATSQQLLADESIRNEVESSSRTTIQRQTVTTESRTQVSSNTTTKGKTTGFSLAILQPSGDFSDVIARVSVKGKRGKNFLKERFLGDYKYKIKQKSKFVKGLKAGDRVIVRLYDTQNRFIGYSEFECLSTNTAVNLILSANPTEYRVIRTVYGVDANSDGAIDAGTTTYDYFSQVSNQRVTFLSNSQNINVSQFQVAGLSTTAATSVYPVSFTKGAFSLVRQSISTFSSDLAPALQAAPGQLVQLIEVSNDNSSIYDVSQMMMTYREVGVANGIQVKFSDVSTNYWAKDFIAELAALQVLQGFPDGSFRPDEQVTRAQFAAMISQAFEKVQVRNAISFRDVSTKYWAYNAIREASTTGFLGYSGSEFNPTASLSRLETLVALARGLNYTFSGSTESILAAYSDATSIRSDVRNAIAALTERGIVVNYPNVQSLNPDKVATRAEVSALIYKSLVSIGEVADISSQYAVEQTPQQAVAEERNSTRTESIKPRRHCNQGIGNGSEGCDPGNSRPHGGSNDEGGRTPGKK; encoded by the coding sequence ATGAAATACAAAAATCAAAGTTACTTAGCTCATCTGAGCAAAGTTGTTTGCGCTACGGCATTTGTAGCAATGTTTTCGCCAATAGCTTCTGCACAGACAGCTTCAGGGTCTTCTACCACCATCGGACAAACACTGGGAAATGCTACCAGTCAACAACTTTTAGCTGATGAGTCTATTCGCAACGAAGTAGAATCTAGCAGCAGAACTACTATTCAGCGACAAACTGTGACTACAGAAAGTCGCACTCAAGTAAGTAGTAATACTACCACCAAGGGTAAAACAACAGGTTTTAGCCTGGCTATCTTGCAACCATCTGGCGACTTTTCGGATGTAATTGCCCGTGTTTCTGTGAAAGGTAAACGTGGTAAGAACTTTTTAAAAGAGCGGTTTTTGGGTGATTACAAATATAAGATTAAGCAAAAGTCTAAATTTGTGAAGGGGTTAAAAGCAGGCGATCGCGTGATCGTGCGGTTGTATGATACCCAAAACCGCTTTATTGGCTACAGCGAATTTGAATGTTTGTCAACCAACACAGCGGTTAACCTAATTCTGTCCGCCAACCCCACAGAATATCGAGTGATTCGCACCGTTTATGGCGTTGATGCTAACTCCGACGGCGCAATTGACGCGGGTACAACCACTTACGATTACTTCAGCCAAGTTAGTAACCAACGTGTTACTTTCCTCAGCAATTCCCAAAACATCAACGTCAGTCAGTTCCAAGTTGCAGGCTTGTCTACAACTGCGGCTACAAGTGTTTATCCGGTTTCTTTCACCAAAGGAGCGTTTTCTCTAGTACGCCAGTCTATCAGCACTTTTAGTTCTGACTTAGCACCTGCTTTGCAAGCTGCACCTGGCCAGTTGGTGCAACTGATAGAAGTCAGTAATGACAATAGTTCTATCTACGATGTCAGCCAGATGATGATGACTTATCGAGAGGTGGGCGTAGCTAATGGTATCCAAGTTAAGTTTAGCGATGTCTCGACAAACTACTGGGCTAAAGATTTTATTGCTGAGTTAGCGGCGCTACAAGTTCTCCAAGGCTTTCCCGATGGTTCTTTCCGTCCCGATGAACAGGTGACTCGCGCTCAATTTGCGGCGATGATTAGTCAAGCTTTTGAAAAGGTGCAAGTCCGCAACGCCATCAGCTTTAGAGATGTCTCAACCAAATATTGGGCTTATAATGCCATCCGCGAAGCATCCACAACAGGATTTTTAGGGTATTCGGGTAGTGAATTCAACCCCACCGCTAGCCTTTCTCGCCTAGAAACTTTGGTAGCATTAGCGCGAGGATTAAATTACACTTTCAGCGGTTCCACAGAGTCAATTCTGGCAGCTTACAGTGATGCTACTAGCATTCGTAGTGATGTCCGCAATGCGATCGCTGCACTCACAGAACGGGGTATTGTAGTCAATTATCCCAATGTCCAATCCCTTAATCCTGACAAAGTGGCAACCAGAGCCGAAGTTAGTGCTTTGATCTATAAATCATTAGTCAGTATTGGTGAAGTTGCGGATATATCCTCTCAATATGCAGTGGAACAAACACCACAGCAGGCTGTAGCCGAGGAACGCAATTCTACCCGGACAGAATCTATAAAACCTCGTCGTCATTGTAACCAAGGAATTGGTAATGGTTCTGAAGGTTGTGACCCTGGTAATTCCCGTCCCCACGGTGGTAGTAACGATGAAGGGGGGCGGACTCCTGGTAAAAAGTAA